The DNA window TCGCGGCGCATCGTCTCGATCAGGACTGACAGGTGCAACTCGCCTCGTCCAGAGACCAGGAAGCCCTTGTCCTCCTGCTCGACGCGCAGACCGACGTTGGTCTCGAGCTCGCGAGCCAGGCGGTCACCGATCTGGCGCGAGGTCGTGAAGTCGCCCTCTGTGCCCTTGAACGGGCTGGTGTTTGGTCCGAGGTAGATCTGCAGGGTCGGTGCTTCGACCTCGATTGTCGGGAGCGCCTCTGGATTTTCGGCGTCGGCGATGGTTTCACCGATCTGCGCGTCGCCGACTCCCGTGAGCTGGACGATGTCCCCGGCGATTCCGCCGTCAACCGGGAAGCGCGCGACGCCGTGTGACATGAAGACCTCGCCGACGCGGGCCTTTGTGTGTTCTCCCTCGCGGTTGATCAGCACGACCTGATCGGCCGCCTTCACCTTGCCGCGGGTGATGCGGCCGATCGCGTACTTGCCCTTGAAGTTGTCCCAGGCGAGAGCCGTGACAAGCATCTGGAACGCTCCGTCAAGCTCGACCCGTGGCGCGGGGATGTACTCGATGATCGCGTCGAAGAGCGGCTTGAGCGTCGCTTCTTCCTGGGGGTTGTCCGGAACTTTGTCCCAGGCCTTGCCCTCGCGACCGATCGCGTAGAACTCGGGGTAGTGGAGTTGGTCGTCGTCGATTGCGAGTTCCAGGAAGAGGTCAGCGAGTTCGTGCTCGACTTCGTCGATGCGGCTGGCCGATTTGTCGATCTTGTTGATCACGACGATTGGCTTGAGGCCGTTCTCGAGTGCCTTGGTGAGCACGAATTTGGTCTGCGGCATCGGGCCTTCTTGTGCGTCCACGATCAGCAGACATCCATCGGCCATGTTCAGCGTGCGTTCGACCTCACCTGAGAAGTCGGCGTGGCCGGGCGTGTCGATGATGTTCAGGCGATATTCGCCGTATTCGACGGCCGTCACCTTGGCGGTGATGGTGATTCCGCGCTCTTTCTCCTGATCACCTGAGTCCATGATCAGGTCCTGCTGCATCTCGGCCTGATGGGCACCAAAGATCTGGGACTGCTTGAGCATGTGGTCGACGATCGTGGTCTTACCGTGGTCAACGTGAGCGATGATCGCGAGGTTGCGGATCTGGGCCGGAGAGTGTCCGGAAGTGGGGGAGAGGCCGTCATTC is part of the Solirubrobacterales bacterium genome and encodes:
- the typA gene encoding translational GTPase TypA encodes the protein MNDGLSPTSGHSPAQIRNLAIIAHVDHGKTTIVDHMLKQSQIFGAHQAEMQQDLIMDSGDQEKERGITITAKVTAVEYGEYRLNIIDTPGHADFSGEVERTLNMADGCLLIVDAQEGPMPQTKFVLTKALENGLKPIVVINKIDKSASRIDEVEHELADLFLELAIDDDQLHYPEFYAIGREGKAWDKVPDNPQEEATLKPLFDAIIEYIPAPRVELDGAFQMLVTALAWDNFKGKYAIGRITRGKVKAADQVVLINREGEHTKARVGEVFMSHGVARFPVDGGIAGDIVQLTGVGDAQIGETIADAENPEALPTIEVEAPTLQIYLGPNTSPFKGTEGDFTTSRQIGDRLARELETNVGLRVEQEDKGFLVSGRGELHLSVLIETMRREGFELEIGRPQVVTTEIEGETFEPVEEFVVEVPEEHVGAVQTELGSRRAVQKEQHTLAGGITRLTYELPTRALLGVRGILMTNTKGTAVMNSLTNGYQPLGPSLDQQRNGALIAFEQGTTTPFALQNAEERGVVFIGGGEKVYAGQIIGLNSRGDDLEINVCKSKQLTNMRSKASDGVVQLTPPTVFSLEQNMDFLENDELLEVTPSSMRLRKRELVPHLRKRAKS